In a single window of the Nocardioides sp. L-11A genome:
- a CDS encoding glycerate kinase, with the protein MRILVAPDKFAGTLTAVEAAEAIAAGWRRHAPDDEVVLAPMSDGGPGFVDVLHASLGGELLAVVGEAPQGHEVPATILKVGDTVYVESAQVCGVHLTGGRLGEFGTTVGVGRLLLEAVDAGAARVVVGLGGSGTNDGGAGLLAALGADADVALDVGGIFLDGVTRVDLSIARGLVDGVELVAATDVDSPLTGLFGASKTFGAQKGIDEETQVLLDGFLESFAAVTDRRLALAPGAGAAGGLGFALMLLGGTRVSGIGLVAEAVGLARQARAADLVVTGEGSFDFSSRAGKVPAGVAAVAAEALRPCVTLAGRVLVGSREMRALGMDAAYSLVDAVGEERALADPAGALTELAARVARTWSS; encoded by the coding sequence ATGCGGATTCTGGTGGCGCCCGACAAGTTCGCGGGCACGCTGACGGCGGTCGAGGCGGCCGAGGCGATCGCCGCCGGCTGGCGCCGGCACGCTCCCGACGACGAGGTGGTGCTGGCGCCGATGTCCGACGGAGGGCCGGGCTTCGTCGACGTGCTGCACGCGTCGCTCGGGGGCGAGCTGCTGGCGGTGGTGGGGGAGGCACCTCAGGGTCATGAGGTGCCGGCCACGATCCTCAAGGTCGGCGACACGGTGTACGTCGAGAGCGCCCAGGTGTGCGGCGTGCACCTCACCGGCGGCCGACTCGGCGAGTTCGGTACGACGGTGGGCGTCGGCCGGCTGCTCCTGGAGGCCGTCGACGCGGGCGCGGCCCGGGTGGTCGTCGGCCTCGGCGGCTCCGGGACCAATGACGGTGGTGCCGGCCTGCTCGCCGCGCTCGGCGCCGACGCGGACGTGGCGCTGGACGTCGGCGGGATCTTCCTCGACGGTGTGACCCGGGTGGACCTCAGCATCGCCCGCGGCCTCGTCGACGGGGTCGAGCTGGTCGCGGCGACCGACGTCGACAGCCCGCTCACCGGGCTGTTCGGGGCGAGCAAGACGTTCGGCGCCCAGAAGGGCATCGACGAGGAGACCCAGGTCCTGCTCGACGGCTTCCTGGAGAGCTTCGCCGCCGTGACCGACCGCCGGCTCGCGCTCGCGCCGGGCGCCGGGGCGGCCGGCGGCCTGGGCTTCGCCCTGATGCTGCTCGGGGGCACCCGCGTCTCGGGCATCGGCCTGGTCGCCGAGGCCGTCGGACTGGCCCGCCAGGCGCGCGCTGCCGACCTGGTCGTCACCGGTGAGGGGTCCTTCGACTTCAGCAGCCGCGCCGGCAAGGTGCCGGCGGGCGTCGCGGCGGTCGCCGCCGAGGCGCTCCGGCCGTGCGTGACGCTGGCCGGGCGGGTGCTCGTCGGTTCCCGGGAGATGCGCGCGCTCGGCATGGACGCGGCGTACTCCCTCGTCGACGCGGTGGGGGAGGAGCGGGCCCTCGCCGACCCGGCCGGCGCGCTCACGGAGCTCGCGGCCCGGGTGGCGCGGACCTGGTCGAGCTAG